The following DNA comes from Photobacterium sp. DA100.
GTGCCAGATTGATGTTGGCGGCGGCATCGGTCTGGTCGAGAATGCCTATGACATTTTTCAATCGACTGTGCTTATCGGGGTGATAGTCATTAATCCCAGCCAAAATGACCGGCGTCTCGCCGACTTCATTTGACAGCTGGTTGATCAGCCACAAGGCATTATCATCCGTCACCACAATCGCCCGGTACTCTTCCCGCAGCAGCTTGGTACGGTAAATATCCAGCAGCTCTTTGAGGTAAGCCGGGGACTGGTAGCGTTTGCTGTCCATATAATTGACATGCAATGACACCCCCTGCGCACTGGCCACCGACTCCAGGCCAGCCTGGATACCATCGGTCCAACGCATCCCCTTATGGTAGGAGTGGACCACCAAGGTGTCATAGGCCGATGCCTTAAGGGGTAACCAGCTGAGAAGAAACAAAAGAGCAATCAAGCGCATAAAGATCGGGAGTCCTGTCTGTCAGGTTCGGGGCGTTAGCAAGCCTGCATGTATTTTTTGAATATAATTTAGCGACATAGCGAGGCGACAGTATAAGATATGAGCAAGCACGTATAAACCAAGGATTGCTTCTACCATGACCAGCCAGATTCGAATTGATGATCTCGACCGGGAAATCCTCAACACCCTGATGAATGATGCCCGCACCCCCTATGCCGAAATGGCCAAGCGGTTCAATGTCAGCCCGGCCACGGTCCATGTCCGGGTCGAAAAAATGCGTGCCGCCGAAATCATTACCGGTACCGAAGTGATCATTAACCCCAAGCTGCTCGGCTACGATGTGTGCTGTTTTATCGGCATTAACCTCAATGCGGCACGAGACTACCACTCGGCCCTGACCAAGCTCAACGAACTCGACGAGGTAGTCGAGGCCTATTACACCACCGGGGCATACAACATCTTCGTCAAGCTGATGTGCAAATCAATCGAAGAGTTGCAGTATGTACTGATCGACAAACTGCAGGCCATCGACGAGGTCCAATCGACCGAGACCCTGATCTCGCTCCAGAACCCCATCAACCGCAACGTCAAACCCTAGCGGCCGTCCCGGTTGCCAAAATAACAAAAAGGCCCGTGCTAATGCACAGGCCTTCGAATTCTTCAAGGGTAAGTAATAACTTACACTGCTAGCACTTCACGCTACTCACTCACCTTATCGAGTGCTGCCTGGCGGGCGGCGGCATCTTCTGCCAGCCACTCAGCAACCACTTTGGCGAAGTAGGTCAGGATGCCGTCGGCCCCCGCGCGCTTGAAGCACAGCAAGGACTCCATGACGGTTTCGCGCTCTTTGAGCCAACCGTTCTGGATCGCTGCCATGTGCATCGCATACTCGCCCGAGACCTGGTAAGCAAAGGTCGGCACCTGCAGCTCCGCTTTCACCCGGCGTACCACATCCAGGTAAGGCATACCCGGCTTGACCATCACCATGTCAGCGCCTTCGTTGACGTCCATCGCCACTTCATGCAGCGCTTCGTCGCTGTTGGCCGGATCCATCTGGTAGGTCTTCTTGTCACCGCCCTTAAGGTTGCCAGCCGAGCCGACCGCATCACGGAACGGGCCGTAGTAGTTAGACGCATACTTGGCAGAGTAAGCCATGATTTGGGTATGGACATAACCCGCTTCTTCCAGCGCTTCACGGATTGCACCGATACGGCCATCCATCATGTCCGACGGCGCAACAACATCAGCACCCGCTTCGGCATGGGACAGGGCCTGTTTGATCAGCACTTCGGTGGTGACATCATTCAGCACATAGCCGTCTTCATCGATGATGCCGTCCTGACCGTGGATGGTGAACGGATCGAGGGCAACATCGGTGATCACGCCCATCTGCGGCACATGCTCTTTGAGCAAGCGTACGGCACGCTGGACCAGCCCTTCTGGGTTGAACGCTTCTGCGGCACACACCGACTTGAAGTCTTGCGATACGACCGGGAACAAGGCTATCGCAGGGACACCCAACGTGGCCAGGTACTCCGCTTCCTGAAGCATCAGGTCAATAGACAGACGCTCGATCCCCGGCATGGAATCGACGGTTTCACGACGGTTCTTACCCATCAGGATAAACATCGGGTAAATCAGGTCATTCACAGAAATCTGATTTTCGGCCATTAAACGGCGGCTAAAATCATGCTTGCGCATGCGACGCATACGGCGTGCCGGAAACGCGCCCTGAATAGATACAGACACTGCATACTCCTTTTATGGGTTAAATCGCTTTATTGGGATCATATCACCCTCACTGTGCGGAAGGTGATCCGATTTTGAAAAATGCCTGGGTGGTAACATAAGCATTGGCCATCACCTGCTCGGCCTGTTGGCCGCGGCACTCGGCGATAACCGAGGCAATATGGGGGAGGAACTTGGGCTCATTGCGGCTCGATTTCGGCTTGGGGCGGTAATCTCGCGGCAACAGATAAGGGCAGTCAGTTTCCACCATCAGGCGGTTATCCGGGATATCACCGACGATCTCGCGCAGCTCGGTGCCACGGCGCTCATCGCATACCCAACCGGTGATACCAATGTGCAGATCCTGCGCCAGGCAGTCGCTCAGTTCCTGACGTGTTCCGGTGAAACAGTGCAGCACAGCAGCAGGAATCTTATCCCGCCATGGCTTGAGGATCGCCATAAAGCGCTCATGGGCATCGCGGCAATGCATGAACACCGGCATGTTCAGCTCAGCGGCCAATGCCAACTGGGCCTCGAACACCGCTTCTTGCTGTGGCCTTGGGGAGAAGTCACGGTTGAAATCAAGCCCGCATTCACCGATCGCCACGACTTCAGGGTGGGCTGCCAACTCACGGATCTCAGCCAATGCCAAATCCTGAACGCTCTTTGCATCATGGGGATGAACCCCGGCGGTACAGTAGGTATAGCCCGGCCACTGACGAGCCAGCGCCAGGGCCTGCTGACTTTCTTCGATACTGGTACCGGTAAGAACAAGGCCGTGGACACCCGCAGCTTTAGCACGAGCCACGACATCTTCGCGGTCTTTGTCGAACCGGCTATTAGTAAGGTTTACCCCGATATCAATCATCGTTGTTCCCACTCATTTTACAAGCAATGGGAACAACTTAATGAATATCGATACGTATTGCTATCACCCTTTGTAAATTTTCGGGTTGAACACATCCCGCAACCAGTCACCCAACAGGTTGATCACCAGCACCAAGGTGACCAATACCAGCCCTGGGAAGGCAGTGATCCACCATGAGCCGGAGAAGATGTAGTTAAAGCCGATACTGATCAACGAGCCCAGCGACGGCTGGTCAACCGGCAGACCCAGACCAAGAAAGGACAGGGCGGCCTCGGACATGATGGCGTTGGCCACCTGCACGGTCGAGATAACCAAAATTGGCGACAGGCAATTCGGCAAGATATGGCGGAACATGATCCGCGGAGCCTTGAAGCCCATGACCTTGGCTGCCTCAACGTACTCCTTCTTCTTCTCGGCCAGCACCGAAGCCCTCACGGTCCGCGCATACTGCGGCCATTCGGCAATACCGATGATCACCACCAGCATCACTACCGCATACTGGGCAAACAGCTCCGCCCCCAGCGCCGTGCGGAAGATCGCCGAGACAATAATTGCGACCATCATGGTCGAGAACGACAACTGGACATCGGCAAAACGCATCAGGAAACTGTCTACACGTCCGCCGTAGTAACCGGCGCTCAGGCCAATCACCACACCGAGCACCAACTGCAAACCTACGGCCAGCAGGCCGATAGTCAGTGACAGGCGCGAGCCGTACAGGATGGTCGAGAAGATATCGCGTCCCTGATCGTCAGTGCCGAGCAGGAAGCGGCTGTCGCCATCCTCCATCCACGAAGGCGGCAACTCAGAGTCCATGATATCGATAGACGTTAGATCATACGGGTTGGTCGGGGCGATAAGCGGTGCCAGCAACGCCGACACCGCAAACACCATGAATACCGCAAAGCTCAGCATCGCCACTTTGTCTTTACGGAAGTAATAGAGAAAATCAGACTGCTTGAAACGCTCCCAACGGCTTGGGGCAGCGACTGTGGTACTACTCATAACTTACTCTCCCTTGCCAGTCAGGTTTACAGTCGGGTTAACCAAGCCGTACAGCAGGTCAACAATGGTGTTGGTGACCACGAAGATCAGACCAACAAAAATGACATAGGCGGTGATCAGCGGGGTATCGACCCGGTTAATCGCCTCGAGGAACAAGAAACCGGTGCCCGGCCACTGGAACACCGTCTCGGTCAAGATGGTATAGGCGACCATGGTACCGATTTGAACCCCCCCCACCGTCAGTACCGGCAGCATGGTATTTTTCAGCGCATGCTGGTAATAAATCTTGTTCATCGCCAAGCCCTTGGCCTTGGCAAACTTAATGTATTCCGAGCTCAATACCTCCAGCATCTCGGAGCGTACCAAGCGGATAAACAGCGGCAGCATGATCGATGCCAGCGCGATACACGGCAGCACCAAGTGACGCAGGCCATCAAGGGTAAAGTAGCCCGACTCCCAGCCCAGAATATTGGCGGTTTCGCCCCGGCCGTAGGACGGCAGCCAGCCGAGCTCTATCGAAAACACATACATCAGCATAATCGCGGTCAGGAATACCGGGATCGAAATGCCAATACTACTGAAGGCCATCACGACCTTGGTAAAGAAACTGTTGGGGTGGATCGCCGAGTAGACCCCGAGCGGAATGGACACCACGATGATGATCAGGGTAGCCCCGAATACCAATTCCAGCGTGGCAACCAACTTGTCGAGGATCACCTCGGTCGCCGGGCGCTTGAAGAAATAAGACGTACCCAAGTCGCCTTGCACCGCATTAGCGACAAAACGGCTGTACTTGGTAATAAACGGATCGTTAAGACCCAGCTCGTCGCGAAGTTGTTGACGTTCAGCTTCTGATACCGACTGCCCCACCAGCTCTCGCAGCGGGTCGCCAAGGTTATCCTGAATGGCAAACGCCACCAGACTGATCACAAACATCACTATCAGTGCCTGAAACAGGCGCTTGACCAGAAACGTAAACATTCCCTGCCCCTTTGTTCATCCTTAAAAACAGCACCGGCCGGTGCCGGTGCTGACAAGCCAGCCGGTTACCCGGCGGCGGTATTGCGATTACTCTTCAACCACCAAGTCGCCGAAGTACGGGAAATTCATGGCGTTGACGATTGGCTTGATGTTCAGCTTGCTGCTCGCACCCCATGCCAGGTTCTGCCAGTGAAGCGGAACAAAGGCCGCATCGTTGTACAGGGTAGCTTCTACCTGCTGCAGCATCTGGGCACGCTTGGCCGGATCGGTTTCCACGTTTGAGGCTTCTACCAGTTTGTCCACTTCCGCGTTCGAGTAGTGACCACAGTTGTACTGGCCCTTACCGGTTTCCTCGTTGCGGGTCATGGTCAGGAATTCAGAGAAGTTCGCCGAATCCTCGGTATCCGAGTGCCAGCCGATCATCATCATGTCTGCCGCACAGACATCGAATTCAGGCCAGTACTGGGCTTTTGGCAGGGTCTTCAAGTCAACCTTGATACCAATTTTCGCCAGCATCGCCGCCGCGGCCTGTGCCACTTTAGCGTCATTCACGTAGCGGTTATTCGGCGCCATCATGGTCAGGCGGAAGCCATCTTCATAACCGGCCTCCTTCATCAGCTCCTTGGCTTTCTTCACGTCGTAGCGCGGAACCAATGCATCATCGTAACCGGCATAGCCTTCAGGACCCTGCTGGCCGGCAGCGGTCGCAAAGCCACGCATGATTTTCTGCACGATACCTTCGTTGTTGATCGCGTGGACAATCGCCTGACGCACACGCACATCTTTTAGGGCTTCGTTGGAATTCTGGTTCATCTGGAAAGTGATGATTCGGGTACCCGGCAGGGTTACCAGATCCACATCCTTGGCACTTTCCACACGCTTGTGGTCATTCGGTGCAACCGGGGCAATCATGTCTACACCGCCAGATAGCAGCGCGGCTACACGGGTTGCGTCTTCTTTGATAGGGACCAGCGTCAGCTTGTCGACGTTGCCCTTAGAGTCTTTGTCCCAGTAATCGGCAAAACGCTCAAAGTCGACTTTCACGCCTTGCTCACGGGCTGTCACGATGAAAGGACCGGTGCCCGATACATTGGTCGAGGCAAAAGAATTACCGTGCTTGACCAGCTCGGCCTTGTCTTTGCCCTCTGCCGTCTTGCCGCTGTAGAACTTGCTGTCCATCGGGAAGATGTAGGTAGCGGTCTGCAGCACCAACGGGTAAGGCCCCTTGGAAATCAGCTCTACCGTATAGTCGTCAACTTTTTTCAGCTCGGTGTACGGTTCGAAAATCGCCTTGAAATCCGGAGACGCTTTCAGGCGGTTGAACGTCCATACCACGTCATCGGCTGTCATTTCGTTGCCCGAGTGGAACTTCACGCCCTTGCGCAGGGTAAACTGGAATGTCTTGTCATCGACACGCTTCCAGCTCTCTGCCAAGCGAGGTTCGAAGTCCAGCTCCTGGGTGTAGCGTACCAACGGGTCAAAGACCATATGAGACATCTGCAGCGTACCGCCCGATAGCTGCTCATGCGGGTCAAGCGATACCGGGTCAGCATCGTAGGCGACTTTGATATCGGCAGCGGCGGCACTAAAGCTCAGGCCGGCAGCCATTAGGGCAACGGCCAACTTGGTCTTGATGGTTTTCATTGCATAGCTCCTTTATGCGGGGAGATAACTCCCTTGCGTTGTGTTTGCTTTTGTTGTGTCCTGTGCCACTGCAGGCAGCGGCATCAAAAGGTTAAGCTAACTTGAGTCCTTCCTGGCTGATCCCCTTGAACTCGGGCATCAACGAAATCAACTGACGGCTGTACTCATGCTGCGGCGCGGTGAACAGCTGCTCGGTCGGGGCCACCTCAAGCAAAGTCCCCTTCTGCATCACCCCGATGCGGTCGCACATCTGGCGGATCACCGGCAGGTCATGGCTGATAAACAGCATGGTCAGATTGAGCTCGTCCTGAAGATCTTTGAGCAAGTTGAGGATTTGCGCCTGGACCGACACATCCAGTGCTGATGTCGGTTCATCACAAATCAATAAGCGGGGACGGGTCGCCAATGCGCGGGCAATCGAGATCCGCTGGCGCTGGCCACCGGAAAATTCAT
Coding sequences within:
- the hemB gene encoding porphobilinogen synthase, translated to MSVSIQGAFPARRMRRMRKHDFSRRLMAENQISVNDLIYPMFILMGKNRRETVDSMPGIERLSIDLMLQEAEYLATLGVPAIALFPVVSQDFKSVCAAEAFNPEGLVQRAVRLLKEHVPQMGVITDVALDPFTIHGQDGIIDEDGYVLNDVTTEVLIKQALSHAEAGADVVAPSDMMDGRIGAIREALEEAGYVHTQIMAYSAKYASNYYGPFRDAVGSAGNLKGGDKKTYQMDPANSDEALHEVAMDVNEGADMVMVKPGMPYLDVVRRVKAELQVPTFAYQVSGEYAMHMAAIQNGWLKERETVMESLLCFKRAGADGILTYFAKVVAEWLAEDAAARQAALDKVSE
- a CDS encoding ABC transporter permease — its product is MFTFLVKRLFQALIVMFVISLVAFAIQDNLGDPLRELVGQSVSEAERQQLRDELGLNDPFITKYSRFVANAVQGDLGTSYFFKRPATEVILDKLVATLELVFGATLIIIVVSIPLGVYSAIHPNSFFTKVVMAFSSIGISIPVFLTAIMLMYVFSIELGWLPSYGRGETANILGWESGYFTLDGLRHLVLPCIALASIMLPLFIRLVRSEMLEVLSSEYIKFAKAKGLAMNKIYYQHALKNTMLPVLTVGGVQIGTMVAYTILTETVFQWPGTGFLFLEAINRVDTPLITAYVIFVGLIFVVTNTIVDLLYGLVNPTVNLTGKGE
- the asnC gene encoding transcriptional regulator AsnC, which produces MTSQIRIDDLDREILNTLMNDARTPYAEMAKRFNVSPATVHVRVEKMRAAEIITGTEVIINPKLLGYDVCCFIGINLNAARDYHSALTKLNELDEVVEAYYTTGAYNIFVKLMCKSIEELQYVLIDKLQAIDEVQSTETLISLQNPINRNVKP
- a CDS encoding ABC transporter permease translates to MSSTTVAAPSRWERFKQSDFLYYFRKDKVAMLSFAVFMVFAVSALLAPLIAPTNPYDLTSIDIMDSELPPSWMEDGDSRFLLGTDDQGRDIFSTILYGSRLSLTIGLLAVGLQLVLGVVIGLSAGYYGGRVDSFLMRFADVQLSFSTMMVAIIVSAIFRTALGAELFAQYAVVMLVVIIGIAEWPQYARTVRASVLAEKKKEYVEAAKVMGFKAPRIMFRHILPNCLSPILVISTVQVANAIMSEAALSFLGLGLPVDQPSLGSLISIGFNYIFSGSWWITAFPGLVLVTLVLVINLLGDWLRDVFNPKIYKG
- a CDS encoding ABC transporter substrate-binding protein, encoding MKTIKTKLAVALMAAGLSFSAAAADIKVAYDADPVSLDPHEQLSGGTLQMSHMVFDPLVRYTQELDFEPRLAESWKRVDDKTFQFTLRKGVKFHSGNEMTADDVVWTFNRLKASPDFKAIFEPYTELKKVDDYTVELISKGPYPLVLQTATYIFPMDSKFYSGKTAEGKDKAELVKHGNSFASTNVSGTGPFIVTAREQGVKVDFERFADYWDKDSKGNVDKLTLVPIKEDATRVAALLSGGVDMIAPVAPNDHKRVESAKDVDLVTLPGTRIITFQMNQNSNEALKDVRVRQAIVHAINNEGIVQKIMRGFATAAGQQGPEGYAGYDDALVPRYDVKKAKELMKEAGYEDGFRLTMMAPNNRYVNDAKVAQAAAAMLAKIGIKVDLKTLPKAQYWPEFDVCAADMMMIGWHSDTEDSANFSEFLTMTRNEETGKGQYNCGHYSNAEVDKLVEASNVETDPAKRAQMLQQVEATLYNDAAFVPLHWQNLAWGASSKLNIKPIVNAMNFPYFGDLVVEE
- the tatD gene encoding 3'-5' ssDNA/RNA exonuclease TatD: MIDIGVNLTNSRFDKDREDVVARAKAAGVHGLVLTGTSIEESQQALALARQWPGYTYCTAGVHPHDAKSVQDLALAEIRELAAHPEVVAIGECGLDFNRDFSPRPQQEAVFEAQLALAAELNMPVFMHCRDAHERFMAILKPWRDKIPAAVLHCFTGTRQELSDCLAQDLHIGITGWVCDERRGTELREIVGDIPDNRLMVETDCPYLLPRDYRPKPKSSRNEPKFLPHIASVIAECRGQQAEQVMANAYVTTQAFFKIGSPSAQ